The window ACCGGACATGCCCAACGGCCCGAAAACAACCATAACCGACCAGCGCATCGTGACCGTCTGTCTGCTCATCCTCGCCGCAGCGGCGATCGCCGCCGCTTTGTATCTGATCGGTTCGGTGCTGATCCCCTTTATATTGGCTGTGTTCCTGACCTACTGCCTGATTCCGCTGGTCGATGCCCAGATCAAATGGCTGCGGATCCCCCGCCCGTTGGCCATACTGACTACCATCGTCCTGGCCTGTGCGGTGCTGTTCTTTCTTGGATTGCTGATCCTCACCGCGGTGGGCCAGATTACTGTTTACGGCGACGAGTACCGGGCCCAGATCAAGCAGTTCACCACGGACCTGTTCTCCGAACTCCCCCTGGAGAAGCTGGGGTTGCAGATCGATCCCGCCCAGTCGGTCTGGGAAACCCTCAGCGGGGCGGTCACCACGCTGTTGGCCGGCACGGCCCGTGGCGTGATGAGCCTGGTCTCCAATGGGGTGCTGGTCCTGATCTTCCTGATCTTCATGCTGGCCGGGCGCAAGACCCCGCCGCCGGTCGGCAGCATCCGCTACGAGGTCGAGACCCAGGTCAAGCGCTACCTGCTGGCCATGGTGTTCACCTCCGGGATCACCGGCATTCTCGTGGGAGCAACGCTCAACGTTCTGGGCGTCAGTTTCGCCTGGATGTTCGG of the Phycisphaerae bacterium genome contains:
- a CDS encoding AI-2E family transporter; translated protein: PDMPNGPKTTITDQRIVTVCLLILAAAAIAAALYLIGSVLIPFILAVFLTYCLIPLVDAQIKWLRIPRPLAILTTIVLACAVLFFLGLLILTAVGQITVYGDEYRAQIKQFTTDLFSELPLEKLGLQIDPAQSVWETLSGAVTTLLAGTARGVMSLVSNGVLVLIFLIFMLAGRKTPPPVGSIRYEVETQVKRYLLAMVFTSGITGILVGATLNVLGVSFAWMFGFLAFLLNFIPNIGSVVATLLPIPVALLNPELSLTAKVLALAIPTAIQFTIGNIIQPKIMGQSLDLHPVAILLALMFFGTIWGIVGMFLATPIAAVLKILFQKLEYTRPIAKLLAGHIDDKPVS